The genomic window TACTCATCATTGAACCTAAGCTGTATTTTCAAGATGAATTGGGtagcaaaacttgtgaaaaatgTGGAGGAAATGGTCAGTGGCTGCAAGGTCTATGATGCTGACACTCCACAGAAATCTGGGTTGAGTGATTCCACACTCTGCCAGCATGCTCATAGAGATGATAGTGATGATAATTTCTTATATTGCCCCTTATCTGAAGATATAAAAGTTGATGGGATAAACAAGTTTAGAAAACATTGGGTCAGAGGCGAACCTGTTATTGTGAAGCAGGTATTTGACAGCTCATCCATATCAAGCTGGGATCCAATGGCCATATGGAAGGGGATCCGGGAAACATCAGacgagaaaataaaagatgaaaacagAACAGTGAAGGCCATAGATTGCTTACACTGGTCTGAGGTGTGTTTTCTCTCACTTTTGCTTATGTTAGGTGTATGGCTCTTCTTTCTTAATAACATCAGTAAATAAATTGTTGTTGTGTTAATCTATTTGATTTCCATGATATGTGGTTTTCTGTGTTGGCAGGTTGATATTGAACTTGATCAGTTTATCAGAGGATACTCCGAGGGACGAATCCGGGAAAATGGTTCACTAGAGATGTTGAAGTTGAAGGATTGGCCTTCCCCCAGTGCTTCTGAAGAGTTCTTATTATACCAGAGACCCGAATTTATCAGTAAACTGCCTTTCCTTGAATTCATCCATTCGAGGTTGGGTATTTTAAATGTTGCTGCAAAGTTGCCCCATTACTCTTTGCAGAATGATGTAGGACCTAAGATTTGTATATCATATGGGAGCCATGAGGAACTTGGTGTGGGCAATTCTGTAATAAATCTTCATTTCAAAATGCGTGACATGgtatgttttatttgttattacatTGATATTGTGACACTTTCTACTCGCATGTATTGCTGTTCCTTCTTGAAATTCATGTTAGAAGATTTAAACTATAGGTCCTAGATTGAAATTTAGCATTTGTATACAaactttgaattaaaatatacacATGAGGTGTTTTAGAACTGAAATCTTTTTAATCCCATTGAGATCCTAAATTCAATCTACATGGTTcacaaataaattcttaatatCTCTAACATTGGGTTGAACAAGAATTTTACAAATTCTGTTGGCTTCCAGTGCAACAAGTGCAGCTGTGGCCAGGCCCTGTACAGAGAGCCAACATGTAATATTAAGTGgctgtttatttgttttttctgaaCAATCTCTCTTGTCTAAGTTGTCTAATATGGATTGGCATTGCTGAGGCATGGGCAGGTATACTTATTGGTGCATACATGTGAAGCAAAGGCAAAACATTGCCAGGAGAATGGCTCATTTGACCCAGAAAAGAGCTTGGAGGAGGGAAGGTTGCCTGATATATCACTTGGTGGGCGTAATATACAAGAAGATGAAGTGAAGACAGCTGcagaaaagaatgagaaaatgGAGGATCAAGGGGTTGATAATACCACTAGCATTGAAGAGCTTGAGAGAATTGAAGATCAAGGAGCTGAAAGAACCACCAGTGTTCCAGAGGTTGAGAGAACGGAAACCATCAGAATGGAAGAGGTTGAGGGAATGGAGGGTCAGCAGTTGAGGAAAAATCATGATGATATCCCTGTAGAGATTCACACAGGAGTTAGTTGGGATGTCTTTCGTCGGCAGGATGTTCCTAAGTTAACTGACTATTTGCGAACACGCTGTGAGGACCTTTGGAAGCCTGACAATGCAGTGCATGATTTTGTAAGTTGACCTAGTTATCTTTGGAAATGTACCCTATATTTTAATCAAGACAAATGGCTTCTATAACTTGCATGCTGCTGATCTTATTAATGGGATCTCAGGCCACACGTCCCCTTTATGATGGAACAGTTTTCCTAAATGGGTTTCATAAGAGACGATTGAAAGAAGAATTTGGTGAGTAACAATAGCATTTCTTAGTTTTCAAAATAGATAAAATGGATTAGATTTAGCAGGAGTCAGTTATTCCtgcttgtttttagtttttctgtTGACATAGTTAGGTATCCGAGCTTCTACTTTGTTAGCATAGACCTTcctattgtttattttgttcatgagcaGGGTATCTGActttcctgttatttttcttcctCAGGAGTTGAACCATGGTCATTTGAACAGCACCTGGGGCAAGCTGTATTCATCCCTGCTGGCTGCCCTTTCCAAGTGAGGAATCTTCAGGCAAGTTTGTTGCAATTAATTGGATTCTGAATTCTGATAAATATATGACTCGGTAACTTCTAAGTGTAAAACAATCTTAAAACATCTAAACTACaatgatgaaaatatatattttatttttcaaatggttGGATATTAATTGATATCCTCAATATAAATGGTTTTGTGATTTTCCCAAATTAGACCAAGGTTCATTCACACCTTTTTTCTTGGAACCAGCATTGGTCTGTTTCCAAAGTTGCAAAATATTCATCCTTTAtccattaaaagtaaaaaaagaatagaagttTCATCCTTGAGGAGATGATTTTATTTGTGGTTTCCAAATAATGTTGCTGCAATGGGGCTGCTTCTACTCTTCGCAGATGAATATTTTAGGCCTTCAGGTTAGGGACATATTTATCATCGAACAATGGGATAAAAAAAGGTGCTTTAGTAGTTTGGGGGACAGGCATATGCTATAGAAAACAACACTTGTGAACAGCCAGTAGTTGttgcttttctttccttcttttcttcttttaaagtCAAGTACTGCCTGATTTTAAAAGTCTTATAAAAATACTTCCAGTTTCCTGGACTGAAGATATTTAGAGATCGTTATGTTTAGAGCGGTTCCAGAagcttttgcttttatttcctaTTCTTCTgttaattgtgatttttgtaaTTCTTGAATTAGTTTTGATATAGATCAGTCTAAATTGTTGACATGGTTAAttcagaattaattaaattctgcattataattatttctttgttttcttcttgtaaATTTGCAGTCCAATGTTCAGTTGGGTCTTGATTTCTTATCTCCTGAAAGTTTGGGGGTGGCTTCTAGATTGGCAGCAGAAATTCGCTGTCTTCCAAATGAACATGAAGCAAAACTTCAAGTTTTGGAGGTAAGAATACAgaaactttcctcgaaaattcgATGCCACCTTTTCCTTGAAATTCTTTTGTTCTCCTATCAATGATTTCTTTATCTTCTATTTGGTTTTGATACAGGTGGGTAAGATGTCACTCTATGCTGCTAGTTCAGCCATTAAAGAAGTCCAGAAATTGGTGCTTGATCCTAAGTAAGCAAAACAGCTTGACTTTCATTCCACTGCTTACTTATTGTCTGTGTTTTGAAATCTTTAATCTGATTTTTgtgatgagaaataaaagtgaaattaaCATCTGATGCATTGGCCTTGTGGACCTGTGGCATCACACATATCCCAGTTAGGGGTTAACATTAGGAGTAAGGTTTGAAACAAGACCGTGGAGTGCACTTATATCTAGCTTATTTTCCTTGCCTATGACCTAGCCAACCTTTTGGGCGAttcttgttgtatttttttggagATTTTTGCACATATATAGAATAGTTGCCTTCTCCCATCCCTTTATCTGTTTACTGGGATTataagatttataattttttttgcaggcTTGGAGCAGAAATTGGATTTGAGGATCCTAATTTAACTGCAGCAGTTTCTGAGAACTTGAAGAAGGTTGCTAAGCCAAGACAGATAAGTTGCGCTTAAATTAGTGTACATCATTAGTGATTtagatatagaaaaataattttttaagtggCTGAGATGCTGCCTGAGGGaatttaaatgtataaatgtaaattatattttgacagATTATGGCAGTTGTAATATGCAAAGTTTAAGTAAAAGCTAACTAGTTTTAGGTCATTTCTGTTTGATTGATGTTTTGGATTGTATACTTTTTACTCTTTATCATATCTGATATTGAAATTCAAGTAACTTTGGTCTTAGGGTTTCCCTCAACTTCATTGAACCCGCGGCAGATGAATTCAGTTGCGAGTAAAAATTTCAGTTTGCTGCAACAGTAATTTAGCATGACTTGCGAACTTTTGAAGTCAATAGCATAAAGTataatcttatatttttctgtTAAACTGTGTAATAATGCTCCACGACTAGCTGCCTTAAAATAAGATATCAGGAGAATACAAACTTCAAAATGTCTGTTCTTGCTCTTCtgtgcttgtttttttctttatcaagaGATGATACTAAATGAATCTGCTATCCTATAGAAGTCTGCCTTCACATTTGGCCATGCAGATTCCGGTGCTTGTGCATTTAAGGTGTATAATCTACCACCGCGAGCACAACAAACTGCTAGATTATGCCGGTGAAATGCGGGGCTTTCAACTCTGAATTCCAGCTTGTAGTAATTAACTTTCCTCAGAGTCCTCTCTTAAACTTGATTCAGTCAAAGTACCTTTCACGTCAAGGCGTGATCCTGTGATTGTCCGGACCACAGCTTCTCCCACCTCCTTAGGCCCTCCAAATGCTTCAATCCTacaaaattcataaatgaaCCTTCATTACGTGTTCTATTTTTTGAAAGCTTGGATCTTAGCATCAGTTTTCTAGGTACTCACGAGAAGTCAGGAGGGACTTGTGAGACAATGACACTAACATTGAGTTCACCACTTGAACCTGGGGGGCCAAATGCAACAACCGGTTCATTCACATTCTTGCGCCGCCCATCACTAGATTTCCCATTATTCAGTGGAGGTGGATCGAGTGATCTCTCATATTCTGTCTTCTCAGCTGCTCGATAAAGCAGCCTTTGGTCTCCAACCCAAGTTGCGGGGTATATGAATTCTGCTCTCAAAAAGCACTCATAGTATTAGAAGAACGCATCGATCCTATAGGTGCCAAGAAATCATGTTAAACAAATTCACATAACAGAGGACTCACTAACCAAATCCTTCATTTGTCCCAATGCATCGGCTATACCCTCCAATTGGATAAAGCACATCAAGCTTAACATTTCGACCGCTTTCCGGTGATAATCCAAGAAGAAAACTAGTAATCCCACCAAAATTTGCACCAACAGCCACCAGAGAAGCTGAACCAACACCAACAAGTAGACGACGCTGAAAAGTCGATGCCAGAGGTGCAAACTGTTCGGCTGGAGGCCTAGGCACCTCTGGGAAACTCTCCTTCCTGTCCCCAGATGATTGAGTCATGTAAATCTTTTGGATGGAGGCATTTTTGCATGCTAGAAAGTGATGTTGCAATGCCATGGTCTATGCTTTTCCAGCTGTGTAGCACCCTAGCTAGCTTAAAGTTGCTCACATAACCTTTTGGACTTGCCAACTGTTATTTGATCTAGGGTGGTGCAGTTTTAGGCTCTTGGAGAGAGGCACAAAGGGGAGGAGGGACTTGCCCTTGACAGTGATAATGCTATCTGATTTTCGGTGGTTCTCATTTTCTTGTTCACAAGGAATGCTTGGAGCCATACAAATTTCCCTGTCCAGCCTCCAGCGCGTGAAAAATGCTATTGAGTGTGGACCTATGGTGGTGCCCTGGCTCATGCATAAAGTAGCTATTCCAGTCATGGAAAGTCGAAACCCTTTTGTGGGCTCAGTCAATTCGATACGCTAAAAGTTTGGTCTGGGCCATTGCATGTCACAGTCTAGCTCGGCTGACTTTTCGTGGTATCTTGGGTCTAATGCGACGTGTCCAATAGTTAAAAACTTTCCACTTCGATTGAATGCCTTACCTTCAACGATTTGACGAAGAGAAGcgtctttttccctttttttttttttcagtagtGGTATTCAACATCGTTATTCAAtcaattgatttaaattgatttttaaaaaaattaaaaaaatattattttaatctttttaaaaaacaggttTTAATTAGATggtagattaatttaaatttctgaTTGAGTTATAagtggtgaatttttttttttgttttcataaaacCTCTTATTAAGTTCTAAATTAATTGGTTGTACtcggatttaataactagtaattcaattatatatacatttaaattgatataaaatatttttatcaatcataCTCgataaatcaaattttctatagttagttatatatatatactcaatCAAATCCAGAGGTCAATTTTCAGAATTGAACATGAACTTTGAATTCAAAACTCTTACAAGTCTTCTAGCTACAATTTTCAGCGAAGCCACATGCCCTGTTTTTCGAACATCAATTacaaatctattttaattaggCCTTACCATAACTAGTTGATATATAATGTGAGATTGGGAGTATTTTTTTAGAAGTGtactttctttattaaaaatgcataaaactgatttttttatatataatttttaatattattacattaaagttattgaaaaacattttaaaaagatcaatttaatattttttaaaataaaaaaacagtgtaaaaaatactttaaaagctaataaaaccaaaaaacaaacccaCCGATGAtgtttaacctaaaaaaatataatgatgggTCACACACCGAATATTCGAGTCGCTGCACAAGTCACATGATAGAAAAAACTTGGGAGTGAGAGATCGAAGAGCTTTAGAAAGAAAATCTATGTGATCTTCTACTCATATTGAAGTCGCTAATGGTGGGCCAAAAATCCTCAAAACCTTGCTTGCTCTTTAGCAAAACAGTTGAGGTTCTTCCCTGGCTGATACAATtaacttgaagaaaaagaagtgatGATAGAAATCATTACAGGGACTATAGCTATAGaggtagaagaaaaggaaattgtgtagagtattttcttaatttttcaaacatcCCACAAGGGTTTCTCTAGTGCTGCTGCTTGTTGCTGCTCAAAGTGGTTCAGCCCTTGCATCCTTGGATGACTAATTCCTCTACTGAACTCCATTTCTTGATGATTATGTTGGTCATGAAGATTCCTTTGCCTAGAGCCTCCTATCCCCAAGAAATCAACAGTCATCATGTCCCCGCTAAATCTTGATAAACCACTTGGATTAGCTCCACTTGTTGGACTACTCAAACCAGGGCTTGAATTTGCACCTTGAAAAGCATTCTCATTGTTGCTGCTAGCATGCTCCATAGTCTTGAATAATGCATTGTTCTGATCCAAAACTGCACTAAACATCCCCATATCATTCAACACAGAGTTCCCAACACCACCGTTTGAGTTGAAAAACTGGTTAGCATATCCGTCATCACCACCTATCACATGAGATTGGTCATTTTGGGCATGCATTGAACCAAATGTTGGGGGTGCCATGCTTGTAACAAAGCTCTTTTGCATCATGGGAGAGCTCACATTGTTACCGCTTGCAGTTGCACCCATTTGAGCTGCTTTTTGCAACAAAGCTGTAGCTGACATTGATGCCGAGCCAGCTAAATTATGATGACCATTTCCTTCAAAGATTGCTGATGAATTTGCATTCAACTGAAGGGCCGAGGAAGAATTGAATGGCATGCTTCTTGAACCACCAAAAAGGCTTGCGGTGCTACTTGAAAACATGCTTCCTGATGAGGGTTTAGGTGGCATTGGCATGAGTGCTTGGGGTAAGGACAGTGAGTTTTTGGTGTCTAGATGGCTAAAATTAGACATCATGGCAGATTGACTTGGAGGATTATTGTTGATGGCCATGGAGGAGGGTATGAGGCTGGAGATTTGGCCTTGTATGTTTGGTTCCATGTTGGGCATTAGTCCTTGATTcactttgttattttcttcagCTAGGGCATCACAGAAAGCCCTGTGAGTGATGAAGCTATCCCTCCTGCATGCTCAAACAACTAACTATCAAaccctaattaaaaaaactaaacatttttacatataaaaatgcTGTGagatagagatagagagagaccCTCTACCTCAATGGTAATGTAATTGAATTAGTCTTGTTAAACATTAATATGATGATCACGACAACTATATTTATGCTGAATAACTAAGCCTAATGAAAGCTTAATTAAAAGCATGATTGGGACTTTtggataaaataatgatttcatAATTGCATATAGTCAAACAAAGACTTGAAGCAAAGCTAGGAGTGCTGTCGAGGTACAGATCTCCTATTAATCAACAAGCcactatatttatatataaaacaaagtgGTCCCACATCATGACCAATCAATGTGCCTAACCTACCATTAACCATCATCATCTTGCATGCACAGACAAGTACTATACAAGTATCGTCTCTAACTAATtcatttttttgagaaattaattattaattaagtagAAATTAAGTAATATATCAGGTTGTATTAAGCTAGCTAGTTTCTTGAAATTTCGAGAGAGAAagatatgaatataaaataaatatttttaaaacagttttaaaatgaatttcagAACTGttctttctgtttctgttttcatttttttttatcttgaaatgaTAAATAATCGCTATCTTAGTGATCAATGCAAAGTACAAACCTGGAGAAGATGGTTCCACAATCACATTTGTATTCCTTAGTGCCACAAGTCTTGACATGAGCTTTCCAATCCGACTGGACAGCATATTTCTTTGAGCATTTGTCACATTTCCATTTCTTTTCGCCATGTTTTCGATAAAAATGCTTCTTAATTCCTGTGAGATCACCTAATGCTCGAGCCGGATTGTGATGAACACATGAAGGTTCTGGACAAATATAAACCCTTTTTCGAATTTCACCACTTGCTCTTTGCTTTAGCTTCCATGGTAGATTATGGCCCCGCCGATGCAATTGAAGATTCTGGTCCCTTTGGAACCCCTTGTTGCAAATCTCACATACAAATCGATTTGTAGCCATAAGAGTTTTTGGTGATAGAGCAATAACATCAGCACTAGGGTCTGCCACatatttcatgtaaaaaaaactctgtgatcagaatatatatatatatatatatatatatatatatttgtcaaatttcataattatataaaaggGTAATGGTAATTTCAACAAACTAGCTATATGTTAAGCACAATTACTGCCGTATCatgtttttaattagtttgtgatAGCAATAATAATCATACTAATAGGCACAAAACTTGTAGCTTGCTTGTTCTTGGCACACACACTCATATCTATATGATGGTGAGCCTGTATGTTTTTTGGTTAGATTGTTGATCCACGGAGACTAAAGAATCATCAGTGCAGCAGAACCAAGAGAGAGATGGGGAGAGAAAGAGTGAGGAGactaaagatatatatattccatgaaggaatatatgttttccttttgcctgaaacagttaaaaaaacaagacagaATTAAAAAGGAGCTAGCAAGGCAAAGCAACAGTCCAATGCAATGATTGAGATCCTAGCCAGTGATTCAACCACTTACAAACcaataattctaatttttttgaaacccAAATAgccatagaaaaagaaaaaagaaaaaagaaaaaaaaagaaaccatgaaCTATCAAAAAGAAGCTCATAGTCCATAAGCATACAAAAAACCAACAACAATTTAGAGCTCATCAGATCTTCGAGGCTGCTATATATAGTAAATTAAAGACCATATTACTTAACTAAAAAAGGGTTAAAACTAAATCAAGAAACAgaacattatatatattttcttttaagaaatcaaTACATAGCAGAAGTGTATATCTACATACCAGGATTTCCAGgcatatttcttttcttcttgagtACTGGAGGTTGCTGCAGCTGTTGAGTAATAGTGGAGCCATTGCTGTTAGTAGCAGTAACAGTGCTTGAAGCTAAGGATTTTAAGTGAACTTCATCCCCACCACCTCCAGAAGAGAAGCTGCCAGTGCCATCACCTGTGGTGTTTGACATtgaaggaaggaaaaagaaatatgataaaaagaaagggaattaatctttttttttttgaagatttaaaccttaatttttgtctttctttctttctcttttactCACCAAACttccttgttttctttctctcttgtaATTTGCTTGTTTTTGGTAGAAGATGTGTTGTTTAGtgcttaaaaataattaaacaaaaacaaaagcatggAAGTTGGAGATTTGTTTGTAACTTAGAGGAAGACAAAAACCAGGAAACTCTCCTTCATTTCtggtaaaaaagaagagatagtGAACAGGCTTTGTTACAAGGAgagaacagaagaagaagaagcagatcTTCTTTGGAGGcatcttataaatatatattgttgttgttctttttcttgCCCCTAGCTTTGTTGAATATTAAGGTTATTGCCCTTactcaataatatttaaatcttgAAAGATTCATTTTGTATAGTATATATTACGGTCAAACACACATCcacacaatttcttttttctttttgtaattgatatttctttctttctaattatCCTTTGAATTCTTAATTTCCTCCTTAAATATGTGAGTGaaacttgtttttaactttttgagATCATctttagggtgtgtttggaccgcgttcctttaaattttaaatttttattttatttttttgcttaaaatattttttttatgttttcagatcattttaatgtgctgatgtcaaaaataatttt from Populus trichocarpa isolate Nisqually-1 chromosome 5, P.trichocarpa_v4.1, whole genome shotgun sequence includes these protein-coding regions:
- the LOC18098686 gene encoding E3 ubiquitin-protein ligase JMJ24 isoform X7, which gives rise to MDHPRSSLANGEENGGGIPDDLRCKRSDGKQWRCTAMSMPDKTVCEKHYIQAKKRAANSALRASLKKAKRRSLGERDIYLESKGDDFDIPLVNMKVEEEQPFFVPSKRHKEKVPKSQSRYSPETLIRSLSGRNSQKLNDDSQRDFKFEENRRSYKTPPLLTMDSSKSISQRSFDASAMTEYSDASTDSSEDIGGQTCHQCRRNDRNRVIWCPRCDKRGFCDNCISEWYSDIPLEEIEKVCPACRGICNCRSCLRGDNMLQVRIREIPVLDKLQYLHCLLSSVLPIVKQIHHEQCFEVELEQRLCGTYIDLVRAKLNADEQMCCNICRIPIIDYHRHCANCSYDLCLHCCQDLRGASKHGVGTEVNENQIDRRIQDEETLSKFVIDSRGRINLSDKYQGWKANNDGSIPCPPKEHGGCNYSSLNLSCIFKMNWVAKLVKNVEEMVSGCKVYDADTPQKSGLSDSTLCQHAHRDDSDDNFLYCPLSEDIKVDGINKFRKHWVRGEPVIVKQVFDSSSISSWDPMAIWKGIRETSDEKIKDENRTVKAIDCLHWSEVDIELDQFIRGYSEGRIRENGSLEMLKLKDWPSPSASEEFLLYQRPEFISKLPFLEFIHSRLGILNVAAKLPHYSLQNDVGPKICISYGSHEELGVGNSVINLHFKMRDMVYLLVHTCEAKAKHCQENGSFDPEKSLEEGRLPDISLGGRNIQEDEVKTAAEKNEKMEDQGVDNTTSIEELERIEDQGAERTTSVPEVERTETIRMEEVEGMEGQQLRKNHDDIPVEIHTGVSWDVFRRQDVPKLTDYLRTRCEDLWKPDNAVHDFATRPLYDGTVFLNGFHKRRLKEEFGVEPWSFEQHLGQAVFIPAGCPFQVRNLQSNVQLGLDFLSPESLGVASRLAAEIRCLPNEHEAKLQVLEVGKMSLYAASSAIKEVQKLVLDPKLGAEIGFEDPNLTAAVSENLKKVAKPRQISCA
- the LOC18098686 gene encoding E3 ubiquitin-protein ligase JMJ24 isoform X8, with translation MDHPRSSLANGEENGGGIPDDLRCKRSDGKQWRCTAMSMPDKTVCEKHYIQAKKRAANSALRASLKKAKRRSLGERDIYLESKGDDFDIPLVNMKVEEEQPFFVPSKRHKEKVPKSQSRYSPETLIRSLSGRNSQKLNDDSQRDFKFEENRRSYKTPPLLTMDSSKSISQRSFDASAMTEYSDASTDSSEDIGGQTCHQCRRNDRNRVIWCPRCDKRGFCDNCISEWYSDIPLEEIEKVCPACRGICNCRSCLRGDNMVRIREIPVLDKLQYLHCLLSSVLPIVKQIHHEQCFEVELEQRLCGTYIDLVRAKLNADEQMCCNICRIPIIDYHRHCANCSYDLCLHCCQDLRGASKHGVGTEVNENQIDRRIQDEETLSKFVIDSRGRINLSDKYQGWKANNDGSIPCPPKEHGGCNYSSLNLSCIFKMNWVAKLVKNVEEMVSGCKVYDADTPQKSGLSDSTLCQHAHRDDSDDNFLYCPLSEDIKVDGINKFRKHWVRGEPVIVKQVFDSSSISSWDPMAIWKGIRETSDEKIKDENRTVKAIDCLHWSEVDIELDQFIRGYSEGRIRENGSLEMLKLKDWPSPSASEEFLLYQRPEFISKLPFLEFIHSRLGILNVAAKLPHYSLQNDVGPKICISYGSHEELGVGNSVINLHFKMRDMVYLLVHTCEAKAKHCQENGSFDPEKSLEEGRLPDISLGGRNIQEDEVKTAAEKNEKMEDQGVDNTTSIEELERIEDQGAERTTSVPEVERTETIRMEEVEGMEGQQLRKNHDDIPVEIHTGVSWDVFRRQDVPKLTDYLRTRCEDLWKPDNAVHDFATRPLYDGTVFLNGFHKRRLKEEFGVEPWSFEQHLGQAVFIPAGCPFQVRNLQSNVQLGLDFLSPESLGVASRLAAEIRCLPNEHEAKLQVLEVGKMSLYAASSAIKEVQKLVLDPKLGAEIGFEDPNLTAAVSENLKKVAKPRQISCA
- the LOC18098686 gene encoding E3 ubiquitin-protein ligase JMJ24 isoform X3 — protein: MDHPRSSLANGEENGGGIPDDLRCKRSDGKQWRCTAMSMPDKTVCEKHYIQAKKRAANSALRASLKKAKRRSLGERDIYLESKGDDFDIPLVNMKVEEEQPFFVPSKRHKEKVPKSQSRYSPETLIRSLSGRNSQKLNDDSQRDFKFEENRRSYKTPPLLTMDSSKSISQRSFDASAMTEYSDASTDSSEDIGGQTCHQCRRNDRNRVIWCPRCDKRGFCDNCISECTSRYSDIPLEEIEKVCPACRGICNCRSCLRGDNMLQVRIREIPVLDKLQYLHCLLSSVLPIVKQIHHEQCFEVELEQRLCGTYIDLVRAKLNADEQMCCNICRIPIIDYHRHCANCSYDLCLHCCQDLRGASKHGVGTEVNENQIDRRIQDEETLSKFVIDSRGRINLSDKYQGWKANNDGSIPCPPKEHGGCNYSSLNLSCIFKMNWVAKLVKNVEEMVSGCKVYDADTPQKSGLSDSTLCQHAHRDDSDDNFLYCPLSEDIKVDGINKFRKHWVRGEPVIVKQVFDSSSISSWDPMAIWKGIRETSDEKIKDENRTVKAIDCLHWSEVDIELDQFIRGYSEGRIRENGSLEMLKLKDWPSPSASEEFLLYQRPEFISKLPFLEFIHSRLGILNVAAKLPHYSLQNDVGPKICISYGSHEELGVGNSVINLHFKMRDMVYLLVHTCEAKAKHCQENGSFDPEKSLEEGRLPDISLGGRNIQEDEVKTAAEKNEKMEDQGVDNTTSIEELERIEDQGAERTTSVPEVERTETIRMEEVEGMEGQQLRKNHDDIPVEIHTGVSWDVFRRQDVPKLTDYLRTRCEDLWKPDNAVHDFATRPLYDGTVFLNGFHKRRLKEEFGVEPWSFEQHLGQAVFIPAGCPFQVRNLQSNVQLGLDFLSPESLGVASRLAAEIRCLPNEHEAKLQVLEVGKMSLYAASSAIKEVQKLVLDPKLGAEIGFEDPNLTAAVSENLKKVAKPRQISCA
- the LOC18098686 gene encoding E3 ubiquitin-protein ligase JMJ24 isoform X1, with amino-acid sequence MDHPRSSLANGEENGGGIPDDLRCKRSDGKQWRCTAMSMPDKTVCEKHYIQAKKRAANSALRASLKKAKRRSLGERDIYLESKGDDFDIPLVNMKVEEEQPFFVPSKRHKEKVPKSQSRYSPETLIRSLSGRNSQKLNDDSQRDFKFEENRRSYKTPPLLTMDSSKSISQRSFDASAMTEYSDASTDSSEDIGGQTCHQCRRNDRNRVIWCPRCDKRGFCDNCISECTSRYSDIPLEEIEKVCPACRGICNCRSCLRGDNMVKLQVRIREIPVLDKLQYLHCLLSSVLPIVKQIHHEQCFEVELEQRLCGTYIDLVRAKLNADEQMCCNICRIPIIDYHRHCANCSYDLCLHCCQDLRGASKHGVGTEVNENQIDRRIQDEETLSKFVIDSRGRINLSDKYQGWKANNDGSIPCPPKEHGGCNYSSLNLSCIFKMNWVAKLVKNVEEMVSGCKVYDADTPQKSGLSDSTLCQHAHRDDSDDNFLYCPLSEDIKVDGINKFRKHWVRGEPVIVKQVFDSSSISSWDPMAIWKGIRETSDEKIKDENRTVKAIDCLHWSEVDIELDQFIRGYSEGRIRENGSLEMLKLKDWPSPSASEEFLLYQRPEFISKLPFLEFIHSRLGILNVAAKLPHYSLQNDVGPKICISYGSHEELGVGNSVINLHFKMRDMVYLLVHTCEAKAKHCQENGSFDPEKSLEEGRLPDISLGGRNIQEDEVKTAAEKNEKMEDQGVDNTTSIEELERIEDQGAERTTSVPEVERTETIRMEEVEGMEGQQLRKNHDDIPVEIHTGVSWDVFRRQDVPKLTDYLRTRCEDLWKPDNAVHDFATRPLYDGTVFLNGFHKRRLKEEFGVEPWSFEQHLGQAVFIPAGCPFQVRNLQSNVQLGLDFLSPESLGVASRLAAEIRCLPNEHEAKLQVLEVGKMSLYAASSAIKEVQKLVLDPKLGAEIGFEDPNLTAAVSENLKKVAKPRQISCA
- the LOC18098686 gene encoding E3 ubiquitin-protein ligase JMJ24 isoform X5, coding for MDHPRSSLANGEENGGGIPDDLRCKRSDGKQWRCTAMSMPDKTVCEKHYIQAKKRAANSALRASLKKAKRRSLGERDIYLESKGDDFDIPLVNMKVEEEQPFFVPSKRHKEKVPKSQSRYSPETLIRSLSGRNSQKLNDDSQRDFKFEENRRSYKTPPLLTMDSSKSISQRSFDASAMTEYSDASTDSSEDIGGQTCHQCRRNDRNRVIWCPRCDKRGFCDNCISECTSRYSDIPLEEIEKVCPACRGICNCRSCLRGDNMVRIREIPVLDKLQYLHCLLSSVLPIVKQIHHEQCFEVELEQRLCGTYIDLVRAKLNADEQMCCNICRIPIIDYHRHCANCSYDLCLHCCQDLRGASKHGVGTEVNENQIDRRIQDEETLSKFVIDSRGRINLSDKYQGWKANNDGSIPCPPKEHGGCNYSSLNLSCIFKMNWVAKLVKNVEEMVSGCKVYDADTPQKSGLSDSTLCQHAHRDDSDDNFLYCPLSEDIKVDGINKFRKHWVRGEPVIVKQVFDSSSISSWDPMAIWKGIRETSDEKIKDENRTVKAIDCLHWSEVDIELDQFIRGYSEGRIRENGSLEMLKLKDWPSPSASEEFLLYQRPEFISKLPFLEFIHSRLGILNVAAKLPHYSLQNDVGPKICISYGSHEELGVGNSVINLHFKMRDMVYLLVHTCEAKAKHCQENGSFDPEKSLEEGRLPDISLGGRNIQEDEVKTAAEKNEKMEDQGVDNTTSIEELERIEDQGAERTTSVPEVERTETIRMEEVEGMEGQQLRKNHDDIPVEIHTGVSWDVFRRQDVPKLTDYLRTRCEDLWKPDNAVHDFATRPLYDGTVFLNGFHKRRLKEEFGVEPWSFEQHLGQAVFIPAGCPFQVRNLQSNVQLGLDFLSPESLGVASRLAAEIRCLPNEHEAKLQVLEVGKMSLYAASSAIKEVQKLVLDPKLGAEIGFEDPNLTAAVSENLKKVAKPRQISCA